The nucleotide sequence CGCCACCGGTTCCTGATCATCGTCCCGAATGGCGTCGGCATCCGGAATTTCTTCTGCACGGAATTCGTCGACCGGCTCCTCGAATCCGGTTTCGTCGTCGTCTGGCACGCGCTCTCCGAAGCCGACATTTCCCCGTTCCGGGAGCGGTGGGGCAACGCCGTGACCTGGCGGGAGCTCCCCGCGATCCGCGACGGCCTGGCGGAGCGGATCGTTCGGCAGGCGAAGATCCACGCGCAGCTCTACTGGCAGCTCCGGCTCGACCCCGGCACCCCGATCCAGCCGCGGCGGCCGCCGTCGCGCCTCGCCGCGCGAGCGATCGAGCGCGTCTCGAAAGCGCTCGGGCGCGCGGCCGCCGGGCCGCGGCGCATCGTGTTCCTCGACCGCCTCCACCAGGCGCTCGCGTCCCGCGCCTCCCACACGCGCGCTTTCGAGCGGCTGCTCGCCGACGAGCGGCCCGACGCCGTGTTCTGCGGCCACCAGAAGTCGCTCCGCGCGGTTCCCGCGATGATCGCGGCGCGCCGGCTCGGGATCCCGACGGCGACCTTCATCTACTCCTGGGACAACCTCCCGAAGGGGCGGATGCCGGTCTCGGCCGACCGCTACTACGTCTGGAGCGAGTTCATGCGGGACGAGCTCCTCGCGCTCTACCCGGACGTGTCCCGGGACCGCGTGCAGATCGTCGGCACGCCCCAGTTCGAGAGCTATCGCGACCCGTCGCTGCTGGAGCCCCGCGACCGTTTCCTCCGCAAGCTCGGGCTCGATCCCGCGCGGCGCGTCGTCTGCTTCTCGGGCGACGACGAGCTCACCTCGCCGCACGACCCCGTGTACCTCGCCGACCTCGCCGAGGGGCTGCGGACGATCCCGGCCGCCCGCCGTCCCCAGATCCTCTTCCGGCGGAGCCCCGTGGATCGCTCGCCGCGCTGGGACGGCGTGCTCGCGCGGTTCCCCGAGATCGCGGTCTCCGATCCGCTCTGGCGCTCCGAGAACGGCGCGGACTGGGCGACGATCGTGCCGACGCGCGACGACGTCGCGCTGCTGGTCAACGTCGTCGCTCACTCGGACGTGGTGATCAACGTCGGCTCGACGATGGCGATGGACTTCGCGGCCTTCGACAAGCCCGCGATCTTCATCGCCTACGACCCCCCCGAACGCGACGCGCACTGGAGCTTCGAGAACATCTATCGCCTCCCGCACTTCAAGACGACTCACCAGCTCCAGCCGGTCCACTGGGCGCGCGGGAAGGAGGAGATCGCGTCGGTCGTGATGCACGCGCTCGAGCATCCGGGGGAGAAAGCGGAAGCGCGCCGCCGCTGGCTGCACCTCCACGTGGAGCAGCCGATGGATCAGGCTTCGCGGCGCCTGTCGGACGCGCTGCGGTCGCTGGCTTCGGCCGGCGATCTCCGGCGCGAGGGGGCCGCGTGAAGATCGCGTTCGTCTGCGGCGAGTACCCTCCCGGTCCGCACGGCGGCATCGGCACGATGACGCGGCTCCTCGCCCGCGGGCTGACGGAAGCGGGCCACTCCGTTCGCGTCGTCGGGATCTATCCGCCGTCGTACCGGGCGCCGAACTACGAGGAGGACGAGGGGGTCCGCGTCTGGCGCCTCCGGGAGCCCGACTACCGGCTCGGCTGGGTCCCCGCGCGCGTCTCGCTCTTCCGGATGATCGAGGAGTGGAGCGCCGCGGGCGACGTCGACCTCGTCGAGGCGCCCGATTACCAGGGATACACCGCGGGGTGGCCGGCGCTGCCGGTTCCGGTCGTCGTGCGCCTCCACGGCTCGGCGAGCTACTTCGCCGCCGAGACGCGGCGGCCGATCAAGCGCACCGCGTTCTGGATCGAGAGCCGCGCGCTGCGGCGGGCCGACTACTGGTGCTCGGTCTCCCGCTACACCGCCGATCGGACGAAATCGCTGTTCCGCCTCCGGGGGGGGCCGCACGCGGTCCTCCACAATCCGGTCGACGCCGACGACCCGGTGCGGAGCCTGCACCGCTCGGCGCGCCGCGTGATGTTCACCGGCACGCTCACCGCCAAGAAAGGGGTCGTGCCGCTCGTCCGCGCGTGGCCGCTCGTCGTCGCCCGCCGGCGCGACGCGGAGCTGCACCTCTTCGGCAAGGACGGGTCGACCGAAGGGGGAGGATCGATGCGGGAGTACCTCGAGTCCCTCGTTCCCCGCTCCGCGCGCGAGACCGTCGTCTTCCACGGGCACGTCGACCGGAGCACGGTGCTCGCGAACCTCCACTCCGCGCGTGCGGCCGTCTTTCCCTCCTACGCCGAGGCGTTCGCGCTGGCGCCGCTCGAGGCGATGGCGGCGGGGTGCCCGACGATCTCGACGCGGCGGGGGAGCGGCCCCGAGATGATCGAGCACGGCCGGGACGGCCTCCTCGTCGACCCCGACCGCCCCGAGGAGATCGCCGAGGCGATCCTCTCGCTGCTCGCCGACGACGCGCTGGCGCGCCGCCTCGGGGCGGGCGGGCGCCGGCGTGCGAAGGAAGCGTTCTCCCTTCCCGCGGTGCTCGCGCGCAACGAGGAGTTCTACGTGGGCTGCATTCGCGGGTTCCGGCCGCAGAACGTGGTGGCCCATCCCCGCCGCGCCGACTTCCATCCGAACGCCTGAGGGGAACGTGTCGATCAGCGTTTGCATCGCCACACACGAACGCGCCGAGCTGCTGCGCGCAACGCTCGACGCGATCGGGAGGCAGAGGCTTGCGCCGTGCGAGGTGATCGTCAGCGACTCCTCGGCCGGCGGTACGACGCGGGAGATCGTGGCGGGCTTCGCCGCCCGCCATCCCGGATGGCGGGTGCGTCATCTTCCGTCGTCCCGCCGGGCGCTCCCCTGGCAGCGCTGGTGGGCCTTTTCCCACGCGACGGGGGAGTGGGTGCTCTTCCTCGACGACGACGTGCGGCTGGCCGAAGGCGCGCTCGAGACGCTCGAACGCGCGCGCGCAACGGCGGCCCGCCGCGGACCCGTCGCGGGGATCGGTTTCGTGCTCACCTGGGACGGCCCCGGGGAGCAGCCGCGCCGAAACTCCGCCTCCTTCAAGGAACGATGGTTGCGCACCGCGTCGCACCCGCCGGGCGCGCTCACGGCCGGAGGGCAGACCGTCTCATTCTTCGGCCTCCCGCCGGGAGAGACGGTCCCCGTGGACACTTTG is from Thermoanaerobaculia bacterium and encodes:
- a CDS encoding glycosyltransferase family 4 protein encodes the protein MKIAFVCGEYPPGPHGGIGTMTRLLARGLTEAGHSVRVVGIYPPSYRAPNYEEDEGVRVWRLREPDYRLGWVPARVSLFRMIEEWSAAGDVDLVEAPDYQGYTAGWPALPVPVVVRLHGSASYFAAETRRPIKRTAFWIESRALRRADYWCSVSRYTADRTKSLFRLRGGPHAVLHNPVDADDPVRSLHRSARRVMFTGTLTAKKGVVPLVRAWPLVVARRRDAELHLFGKDGSTEGGGSMREYLESLVPRSARETVVFHGHVDRSTVLANLHSARAAVFPSYAEAFALAPLEAMAAGCPTISTRRGSGPEMIEHGRDGLLVDPDRPEEIAEAILSLLADDALARRLGAGGRRRAKEAFSLPAVLARNEEFYVGCIRGFRPQNVVAHPRRADFHPNA
- a CDS encoding glycosyltransferase, with the translated sequence MSISVCIATHERAELLRATLDAIGRQRLAPCEVIVSDSSAGGTTREIVAGFAARHPGWRVRHLPSSRRALPWQRWWAFSHATGEWVLFLDDDVRLAEGALETLERARATAARRGPVAGIGFVLTWDGPGEQPRRNSASFKERWLRTASHPPGALTAGGQTVSFFGLPPGETVPVDTLWGGAMAFRRDVLRELSCLDNLVALYESGAGRGEDGVLSRCASRFGRLYLVNQPLAFHPRRRRGPAPYARSGWRLGMTATWGRAHTMRWLATDPRAYRREWTRLAVLETGRALAAAGRRPWRADAWMQIAGALAGIARSLARWNEIPRHARSQDSWAGAA